In Corynebacterium matruchotii, a single genomic region encodes these proteins:
- a CDS encoding DUF3558 family protein — protein MRLSESVVYTTTAMSSIVLCCVLFLSGSAAVPPSLIDEQPTAASPDPIDAETPAPDDTTTMAANPTTLGEALGVGDGTFDPTVDGFHLFDPCAEITTEQWEKLGWKPLPGQQVRSDADRKFCTFIPATDRPEWVTGFAESDVLDQRQLDQQGLLITDVKVTAPDGFYLYKFSKDENEFFCSAAVATSRGRVSFTFGANPDIPTEKKRTCQVAADMLRDILELPPAATQ, from the coding sequence ATGCGCTTGTCCGAATCTGTTGTTTACACCACCACAGCCATGAGTTCTATCGTGTTGTGTTGCGTGCTTTTCCTCAGCGGATCCGCCGCTGTACCGCCGTCGCTTATCGACGAGCAACCCACAGCCGCCAGCCCCGACCCCATAGACGCCGAAACCCCAGCACCCGACGACACCACAACCATGGCAGCCAACCCCACCACCCTCGGGGAAGCCCTGGGAGTGGGCGACGGCACCTTCGACCCCACGGTGGACGGCTTTCACCTCTTCGACCCCTGCGCCGAAATCACCACCGAACAATGGGAAAAACTCGGGTGGAAACCACTGCCCGGCCAACAAGTCCGGTCCGATGCGGACCGCAAATTCTGCACCTTCATCCCCGCCACCGACCGGCCCGAATGGGTAACTGGCTTCGCTGAATCCGATGTGCTAGACCAGCGGCAACTCGACCAGCAAGGCCTGCTCATCACCGATGTGAAGGTCACCGCCCCCGATGGCTTCTACCTGTATAAATTCAGCAAGGACGAAAACGAATTCTTCTGCTCCGCGGCAGTAGCCACCAGCCGCGGCCGGGTGAGCTTCACCTTCGGCGCCAACCCGGACATCCCCACCGAAAAGAAACGCACCTGCCAGGTAGCGGCCGACATGCTGCGGGACATCCTCGAATTACCGCCGGCGGCTACGCAATAA
- the sucB gene encoding 2-oxoglutarate dehydrogenase, E2 component, dihydrolipoamide succinyltransferase: MAHSVVMPELGESVTEGTITQWLKAVGDTVSVDEPLLEVSTDKVDTEVPSPVAGVLLEIRAEEDDTIEVGDVIAIIGDAGEAPATTPAAPAAPAEPEPAPAAAAPATPAAPAAPATSGAVDVVMPELGESVTEGVITQWLKSVGDTVAVDEALLEVSTDKVDTEVPSPIAGTIVEILFEEDDTVEVGDVIARIGDKNAAPAPAAPAPTPEPQPEPTPAPAAPAPAPKPEPTPAPTPAPTTPAAPAAKVNAGKKLPYVTPLVRKLADKHGIDLTTVTGTGIGGRIRKQDVLAAAAAAQAPAAAEAPAAQAPAEPTGPRANWSTKSVDPAKAELIGTTKKVNRIREITAAKMVEALQLSAQLTHLQEVDMTRIAELRKQSKPQFQAKHGVNLTYLPFFVKAVVEALVSHPNVNASYNAETKEMTYHEDVNVAIAVDTPRGLLTPVIHKAQELTLPQIAQAIADLADRARNNKLKPTELFGATFTITNIGSEGALSDTPILVPPQAGILGTAAIQKRPVVVSVDGADAIAIRQMCYMPFTYDHQVVDGADAGRFTATIKDRLETGNFAADLDL; encoded by the coding sequence ATGGCACACTCCGTTGTGATGCCCGAGCTGGGCGAATCAGTTACTGAAGGCACGATCACACAGTGGTTGAAGGCTGTAGGGGACACGGTTTCGGTTGATGAACCGTTGCTTGAGGTTTCTACCGACAAGGTGGATACGGAGGTGCCGTCCCCGGTCGCCGGTGTTTTGCTGGAGATCCGCGCCGAGGAAGACGACACCATTGAGGTCGGTGATGTGATTGCGATCATCGGTGACGCTGGTGAGGCCCCGGCCACCACGCCGGCAGCCCCGGCCGCACCTGCTGAACCGGAGCCGGCCCCGGCCGCCGCCGCACCTGCAACACCCGCCGCACCGGCTGCGCCTGCCACCTCGGGCGCCGTCGATGTGGTGATGCCGGAGTTGGGCGAGTCGGTCACCGAGGGCGTCATTACCCAGTGGTTGAAGTCGGTGGGAGACACCGTCGCGGTGGATGAGGCGCTGCTTGAGGTGTCGACGGACAAGGTCGACACGGAGGTCCCCTCCCCCATCGCCGGCACCATCGTAGAAATTTTGTTCGAAGAGGATGACACGGTTGAGGTGGGTGATGTTATTGCCCGCATCGGCGACAAGAACGCCGCCCCCGCTCCCGCCGCACCGGCACCGACCCCGGAGCCACAACCCGAACCCACCCCGGCCCCGGCAGCACCGGCCCCAGCACCCAAGCCAGAGCCCACACCTGCTCCGACACCAGCGCCGACCACCCCAGCAGCACCGGCGGCAAAGGTAAATGCCGGCAAGAAGCTGCCGTATGTGACACCGCTCGTGCGCAAGCTGGCCGACAAGCATGGCATTGATCTGACCACGGTGACCGGCACCGGCATTGGTGGGCGGATCCGTAAGCAGGATGTGTTGGCTGCTGCGGCTGCGGCACAGGCACCCGCCGCCGCGGAGGCACCGGCTGCCCAGGCACCTGCCGAGCCGACCGGTCCGCGGGCAAACTGGTCCACCAAGTCCGTGGATCCGGCCAAGGCAGAGCTGATTGGCACCACCAAGAAGGTGAACCGGATTCGGGAGATCACCGCCGCCAAGATGGTGGAGGCACTCCAGCTGTCTGCCCAGCTCACGCACCTGCAAGAGGTGGATATGACCCGGATTGCCGAACTGCGGAAGCAGTCCAAGCCACAGTTCCAGGCGAAGCATGGGGTGAACCTGACGTACCTGCCGTTCTTCGTGAAGGCCGTGGTGGAGGCTTTGGTCAGCCATCCGAACGTGAATGCGTCGTATAACGCCGAGACCAAGGAAATGACCTACCACGAGGATGTGAATGTGGCCATTGCCGTGGATACTCCGCGGGGCCTGCTCACCCCGGTAATCCACAAGGCCCAGGAGCTGACGTTGCCGCAGATCGCCCAGGCCATTGCCGACCTGGCGGATCGGGCCCGGAATAATAAGCTCAAGCCCACCGAATTGTTCGGCGCCACCTTCACGATCACCAATATTGGTTCCGAGGGCGCGCTGTCGGACACCCCGATCCTGGTGCCGCCGCAGGCCGGTATCTTGGGCACGGCTGCTATTCAGAAGCGGCCGGTGGTGGTTTCGGTGGATGGCGCCGACGCCATCGCCATCCGCCAGATGTGCTATATGCCGTTTACGTATGACCACCAGGTGGTTGATGGTGCCGACGCCGGCCGGTTCACCGCCACCATTAAGGATCGGCTTGAGACCGGCAATTTCGCCGCTGATCTTGACCTGTAA